From the genome of Tachysurus vachellii isolate PV-2020 chromosome 2, HZAU_Pvac_v1, whole genome shotgun sequence, one region includes:
- the ube2d1b gene encoding ubiquitin-conjugating enzyme E2 D1b — protein sequence MALKRIQKELQDLQRDPPAQCSAGPVGDDLFHWQATIMGPTDSPYQGGVFFLTIHFPTDYPFKPPKVAFTTKIYHPNINSNGSICLDILRSQWSPALTVSKVLLSICSLLCDPNPDDPLVPDIAHIYKSDKEKYNRLAREWTQKYAM from the exons GAGCTTCAAGATTTGCAAAGGGATCCTCCTGCACAGTGCTCGGCTGGACCCGTCGGAGACGACT TGTTTCACTGGCAGGCAACGATAATGGGACCT ACCGACAGTCCGTACCAAGGCGGGGTCTTCTTCCTCACCATCCACTTTCCCACAGATTATCCCTTCAAGCCTCCTAAG GTAGCATTCACGACGAAAATCTATCACCCGAACATAAACAGTAACGGAAGTATTTGCTTGGACATCTTGAGGTCACAGTGGTCTCCAGCACTAACCGTCTCAAAAG TTCTGTTGTCCATCTGCTCCCTGCTCTGTGACCCAAACCCTGATGACCCCTTAGTCCCAGACATAGCACACATCTACAAATCAGACAAAGAAAA atacAACAGACTAGCAAGAGAATGGACCCAAAAGTATGCAATGTGA